In Acidobacteriota bacterium, the genomic stretch CCACCACGCCGCTGGTGATCGCGCTGCTCACCCCGGTGATGCTGCGCCAGCCCGTCCCGCGGCGCGCCGTCTTCGCTATGGTGATCGGCTTTGGCGGGATCGTCGCGCTGTTCTGGACCGGGATGAGCCTGTCACCCCACCGGCTGGCGGGTGGTCTCGCGATCCTGGCCGGAGCGGTGAGCACCGGCTGGTCGGCGCACTACGCCAAGCGCAACGCGCAGGGTATCAGTCCGGTGGTCAGCACCGGGTTGCAACTCGCGGTGGGAACCGTCCTGCTGGGCGCGCTGAGCATGGTGGTGGAGCGCGACGCTGAATCGCACTGGAGCGGCAAGGCCATCGCCGCGCTGCTGTTCCTGGCAGTGATGGGCTCGGCGGTCGCTTTCGCGGTGTGGTACTGGCTGCTGAAACGCATGCGTCCCTACCAGCTCTCGACCATCGGCCTGATCATCCCCGTGGGAGCGATGCTGGAAGGCGCGCTGCTGCTGCACGAGCCGGCGCCGCCGATGGTGATCGCAGCAGTGTTGGTAGTGCTCGGCGCGGTGGCGACGGTGTTACGCGCCGAACCAGAAAAGGTTTTGTCGTTGAGAGACTAGATCAGGCCTGCTGTGCCGCGGGGATCTTGCGGGGCAGCATCTCGCCGATGCGTCTCATCTGCGCGCCCACGCCGCGCAGTTTTTCCTCGATGCGCTCGTAGCCGCGGTCGATGTGGTAGACGCGGTCGATGATGGTCTCGCCGTCCGCCACCAGCGCTGCCAATACCAGCGAAGCCGATGCGCGCAGGTCGCTGGCCAGCACGGCGGCGGCGGAGAGTGGTGTCTTTCCTCTAACGATGGCGCGGCGGCCTTCGATCTTCACGTTCGCGCCCATGCGCACCATCTCCTGAGCGTGCATGAAGCGGTTCTCGAAGATGTTCTCCGTCACGATCGAGGTGCCTTCGGCCTGCGTCGCCAGCGCCATGAACTGCGCCTGCATGTCGGTGGGGAAGCCGGGATACTCTTCCGTCGAAACGTCCGCAGCGGTGATGGGGTTATCGCCCAGCACGCGGATGGTGTCCCCGCTCTCTTTCACCTTCACGCCACACTGGTTCAGCTTCTGGATGAGCGCGCCGAGGTGGTGAGGATCGCAGCCCGAGATGATGAGGTCGCCGCCGGTCATCGCCGCGGCGATGAGGAACGTGCCCGCCTCGATGCGGTCGGGGATGATGCGATGCTTCGCGCCGTGCAGCTTGTTGGCACCCTGGATCTTCATGGTGGACGTCCCGGCGCCTTCGATCTTCGCGCCCATCTTAGTGAGTAACGCGGCCAGGTCGGCCACTTCGGGCTCGCGCGCGCAGTTTTCCATGATGGTCTCGCCATCGGCGAGCACGGCGGCCATCAGCAGATCTTCGGTGCCGGTGACGGTGATCTTCTCGAAGACGATGTGTCCACCCTTGAGGCGGTCGGCACGCGCCTCGACGTAGCCGTGCTCTTGCGTGATGGTCGCGCCGAGCGCTTCGAGTCCGCGGATGTGCAGGTCGATCGGGCGAGCGCCGATGGCGCATCCGCCGGGAAGCGAGACGTGCGCGCGCCCGGTGCGCGCGACCAGCGGACCGAGCACCAGCGTGGAAGCGCGCATCGTTTTCACCAGGTCGTAGGTGGCTTCGGGCTTGGTCAGCTTGGCGCAGTTGATGGTGGTGCGATGGTGCGCGCGTCCATAGCCGAGCTCGACCTCGGCGCCC encodes the following:
- the murA gene encoding UDP-N-acetylglucosamine 1-carboxyvinyltransferase; this encodes MDKFVIRGGNPLVGTVRVSGAKNAALPCMAAALLTDETVTLENIPDVRDIQTERKLLVAMGAEVELGYGRAHHRTTINCAKLTKPEATYDLVKTMRASTLVLGPLVARTGRAHVSLPGGCAIGARPIDLHIRGLEALGATITQEHGYVEARADRLKGGHIVFEKITVTGTEDLLMAAVLADGETIMENCAREPEVADLAALLTKMGAKIEGAGTSTMKIQGANKLHGAKHRIIPDRIEAGTFLIAAAMTGGDLIISGCDPHHLGALIQKLNQCGVKVKESGDTIRVLGDNPITAADVSTEEYPGFPTDMQAQFMALATQAEGTSIVTENIFENRFMHAQEMVRMGANVKIEGRRAIVRGKTPLSAAAVLASDLRASASLVLAALVADGETIIDRVYHIDRGYERIEEKLRGVGAQMRRIGEMLPRKIPAAQQA
- a CDS encoding EamA family transporter, coding for MEATPQAEDQQAERPLKLRHWLGFALLCAIWSTTWMAIRVLVAEVPPFRAASLRFAIASAFLLGLAAIRRDQWPKSSREWRVVTMLGVTMMTIPFGVVFWAEQYVTSSMTAVLSATTPLVIALLTPVMLRQPVPRRAVFAMVIGFGGIVALFWTGMSLSPHRLAGGLAILAGAVSTGWSAHYAKRNAQGISPVVSTGLQLAVGTVLLGALSMVVERDAESHWSGKAIAALLFLAVMGSAVAFAVWYWLLKRMRPYQLSTIGLIIPVGAMLEGALLLHEPAPPMVIAAVLVVLGAVATVLRAEPEKVLSLRD